AAGGGTTTGACGAAATCCTTTAGAATTGTCTTACCGCCGGTGTACCCCAGAGCGCGGATCTCAGCGAGGAGCCGGTTGGCGTTGAACACGCCATCGGCCATCCTGGCCTTGAGGTAGTCCTTGTAGTCGTCGAGTTTGGATGGCCTGGGGGGCCTCGGTTTGTACTCGGGCAGTTCTTTGGCACGAAGATACTTCCGGACGGTCTTACGGTCGTGTCCGGTCCGCCTCGCTATTTCCCTGATGCTCAATCCTTCAGCGTAAATAACTTTGATATCCAAGATTTCCCCACCTCCGAGCAAGCTCGGCACCTCCGAAACCCGGCAGATTCCGGAGTGCCACTTCGAGGGGGTGGGGGACTTTTCATCCGACCCTAGA
The Bacillota bacterium genome window above contains:
- a CDS encoding IS21 family transposase — encoded protein: MDIKVIYAEGLSIREIARRTGHDRKTVRKYLRAKELPEYKPRPPRPSKLDDYKDYLKARMADGVFNANRLLAEIRALGYTGGKTILKDFVKP